Sequence from the Leptospira kmetyi serovar Malaysia str. Bejo-Iso9 genome:
GCATATCACTCTTTCCACCTGGCTTCGAGATTACGTTTATATTTCTCTCGGCGGGAATCGCGCGGGTGTGTTTCGACATAGATTCAATCTTTGGTTTACGATGTTCGTGGCCGGTTTTTGGCACGGCGCGGCTTGGACCTTTATCATCTGGGGATCCTGTCAAGGAACGCTCCTCCTCATCGAATCGATGTATAAAAGTTATAAGGAAAAACACTTTCCGAACTTCAGACTTCTTCCCGAAAAGATCGGAGTTCCGATTCAGATTATTCTTACGAACTTGATCGGAATTTCGGTCGGCACTTGGTTCAGGGCCGAGTCCATCGAGAAAGAATGGATCATGTTGAAACGAATGTTCGTATATACCGAAGGCGGTTTGCGTCCTTATATGTTGAAGACCGGAATTCCGGTGATTCTCTGCGTGATCGTAGCGCAGTGGCTCGGTTATCAGATCTTCGAAAAAAAGAAAGAATGGAATCCGCCGGTCTGGCTCGAGTTTACGTTTTATCCGATCATCGCCGTCGTTCTCGCGCTTTTGACTCCGGACTTGGAACTGCCGTTTATCTACTTTCAATTTTGATTGTGGAGAATTCTCGACTAACAAAACCGCTACGGTCTTCTTTCGGTTTCGGCCGTTTTGGTTTGCGGCGTTCGTAAACCAAACGACGACGAGTTTACGTTATTCGAGTCTTTTCCGCTTTCGAGGATCTTTTCACGGAACCTTTCCTTGATAAAATCCTTCTCGACAAACCGTCATTCCGTTGTAACCCTGATCGATATGTCCGGCAACCCAGATCAACAGCCAAGAAGCCATAGATACTATCCGGGTAGCTACGCCGACTATATCATACAAATCGAATTCGGTTTGATCACGCTTCACGCAAAACTCGGAAACATTTCCGAAACTGGAATCTGTCTTATCTTAAACGGGCAGGACTTGGACGTAACCGAACCCGTACACGGTTCTGTCATCGAAAAGAAATCGGGAAAACGTCTCGAGTTCGAAGGAGATATCGTCTGGGCCGGACCGGAAACCATCGATCACAAAGAGAGATTCGTCTACGGATTGCGGTTTAGAATGCCCATGGTTTTGACGGAAACCCTGGTTTTGATCAATCTTTCTCTACAAGATCCCTGAACCTATCTTTTCGGTCCCAAGTTTCCGGATTGCCATATCCGCTTCCTTCAGGATCTTTGAATCAGGATTCATCTTCTACAAGCATGGAACAAAAACAAATCATTCCTAAGAAACCCACTTTAAGAGAGATCGAAATCGGTCTTCTCAAGAAGATCAAGGAAGGGGAC
This genomic interval carries:
- a CDS encoding PilZ domain-containing protein produces the protein MSGNPDQQPRSHRYYPGSYADYIIQIEFGLITLHAKLGNISETGICLILNGQDLDVTEPVHGSVIEKKSGKRLEFEGDIVWAGPETIDHKERFVYGLRFRMPMVLTETLVLINLSLQDP